CGGCAGGCGCCCATCAAATCCCCGTCACCCGTGAAGGATATGCCGCCATCCGCTTCACCCGGCCCGGATTTTCCTTTTCCTATCTGTCTGCCGTAGATATTTTAAACCGGCAGTTTGAACAATCAGATCTTCAGGACCGCATTGTGCTTGTGGGATCTTCAGCCATGGGGTTGAACGATATTCACCAGACCGTGCTTGATCCACATTTTCCGGGCGTTGAAATCAGTGCCGTGCTGGTCGACAATATCCTGAAAAATAACCTGATCATTGCACCGGCATGGGCCGGAGTGTTAAAGGGGGTTGCCTGTATACTCACCGGCCTGTTCATGGGGGGATTGTTTTACCGGTCCTTTGGGCCGGGCATGCTGTTTTCAGTCAGTCTGGCATGGGCCGCCGGCCTGACCGGCGCCAGCCTGATCGCCTATCGGGAAGCGTCCGTGTTTATCTCCCCGGCAGCCCCGGTCGTGACAGTGCTGGTTTTGTTTTCCCTGATTTCTCTTTGCCGGTTCACCATGGAAAAACGGGCCGCATTCACCTGGTATCGGCAACTGTCTTCCGCCCAGCAGTTGACCATGGAAGCCATGGTATCCATGGTGGAAACCCGGGATCCGGAAACCGGAGAACATATTGTCAGAACCCAGCATTACGCCCGGGCCATTGCGGAACATCTCAGGGATACGGGTTTTTTCAAAGAGATCCTGACGGAAAAATTTATTAAAAATCTGTTTTTATCCGTGCCCCTGCATGATATCGGCAAGGTGGGAACCCCGGACAGAATCCTGCTTAAACCCGGCCGGCTCACAGAAGAAGAGTTTGAGATCATGAAACTCCATGCCCAGCACGGCAGAACAATCATCACCCGGGCAGCCAAAGATCACCAGGGAAATAATTATCTGGCTTTGGGGGCCCAGATCGCCGGCACCCATCATGAAAAATGGAACGGCAACGGCTACCCGTCCGGTCTGGCCGGCACGCAGATTCCTTTGGCCGGCAGGATCATGGCCATTGCCGACGTATATGATGCATTGATCAGTGAACGATGCTACAAACCGCCATTTTCCCATGACAACGCCATGGCCATCATTCTCGAAGAAAAAGGCAAATCATTTGATCCCGTCATCGTGGATGCATTTTTCCAGATTGAAGACAAAATCCTTGAGATTGCCCATGCGTTCCAGGACACGGAAGACCATCCTGCCTGAGAGATAACCAAAGACAGCTGTAACCCATGTTTTCACATCAATGACAGCTGTCTTTTTTTCTCTGTCCCTTGTTTTGTCTACCCTTTGTGCACGGTGACCTGGGGAAACGGAATTTCAATGTCGTTTTCGTCAAACGACTGTTTGATGGTTTTGATCAGATCAAACCGGGTGGCCCAGTAATCAGCGCTGTTCACCCATGGACGTACCACAAAATTCACGCTGGAATCCGCCAGTTCGGACACAGCAATGGTGTAGGCGGGCTCTTTTAAAATACGATCATCGGATTGAATAATCTTTTCCAGAATCTGCCAGGCTTTTTCAATATCCGACCCGTACCCGATGCCGATCACCAGATCGATCCGGCGGGTATCATACCCGGAAATGTTTTTAATGACATCATTTAATATTTTACCATTGGGCACCAGAATCTTGATATTGTCCGGTGTGGCCAGCGTAGTGGTAAACATCTGAATGTCCTTGACCGTGCCGGCGACCCCGCCGGCTTCAATATAATGCCCGGTCTTGAACGGATGCAGGATCAGGATGAGAACCCCTGCGGCAAAATTGGCCAAAGATCCCTGGAGCGCCAGACCCACGGCCAGACCGGCGGCACCGATCACGGCAATGAACGAGGCCGTCTGTATGCCGAATTTTGCCAACGCCGCCAGGACAGTAAATGCCAGAATGCCGAAATAAACCAGGCTGCCGCAAAAAGAGGTCACGGATGGATCCACTTTGGACCGGCCCATGAGCTTCTCAATGAGCCTTCTGCCGATACCTGCGGCAATCCGGCCCAGAATCAGAATAATTATGGCACCGATAATATTCAGCCCATATTTGGTTAAAAACAACACCATCTGCTCCATGTAATTTTCCACCACTCAACTCCTTGTCTGTTTATAAAATGTGTTTGACAACCGGATACAATCCATTCTCACCAGACAGGCCTACCACACTTCCGGATAGGCCACGTCCACAAATTTCTCCTCCATGGTATGTTTGTGTCCCCTTTCCATGGCCGCCAGATCCAGAAAAATTGTTTTCAACCCGGCATCCGTGCAGTTTTCCGCCAGGCCCATATATTTTTTCATGGCGATCTCCTCATTTTTCATGGCCAGACCGATGGCATTCTTGAGATCCATATTTTCTGATACTTTGGGCATGTCAATGGTTTCCGACACATGAAAATCTTTGTCACAGTCAAAATAAGCGGGATCCACTTTTTTCTGATTTAAAATATCGGTCAGGATCTGCTCATGTTTAGCTTCTTCTGCAGCAAATTCAGCAAACACTTTTTTGAGATAATCGTCTTTGATGCGATCAGATACCTGTTCATAAAACCGTCTGGCATCGATCTCACTTTGTATCGCCTTTTCAATCACGTCGCGGTACTGTTCAATCTCCATAACCCCCTCCTTGATATTGTCATTTTGTTTTCTGTGAATTGATGTCAGGGAAGCGGGGTGGTCGTGTATGCCACGCCGGCTTCGTCAGATTTATACAAAGGCAGTTCTCGATCTGCTTCAATATCCGCCACCCAGTCGGGATTCAGCAGCATGGATTTGCCGGACAGGACAAAATCCGCATCTTTCAGCGCATCTTCCGCAGTTTTACGATCATGAATCTTTCCGCAGATCAACAACGGCAGATCCGTGACATCCCGGGTGATCTGAGCCATATTCCGGCCCGTATCAAAGGCGGGCGCAGAAAAATCATAGGTTGAAACGGAAATGGCATCAATGGGTTCCCGGGAAAATAATTGGACCATGGTCTGCCACTCGGATGCGTCTGAAAACAGGGACACATCCATATCTGCAATGCCCCAGTTGGAAATACGCACCAGCAGAAGACAATCTTCGGGGATGACCGGTTTGACCGCCTGAATCACCTCATGGATGAACCGATACCGGTTTTCCATGGATCCGCCGTAAGTATCCGTTCGCCGGTTGGAATAAGAAGACAGAAACTGACTGAGCAGATAGCCATGGGCACAATGCAGTTCCAGGCCGTCAAATCCGGCGGCCACCACCCCTTTGGCCGTTTCCACAAACCCGTTGAGCACATGATCCATGTCAAACCGGGACATGGGTTCAGGCACGGGATAAGCCGTGCCCGTCATGGGATTTTCCTGCATCGGCGCCACAGGACTCGGGGCAATCACCCGGTTGGCCGGATTGATTCCTTCATAGGCCATCCGCCCGCAGTGAAACACCTGACAGATGGACATGGCCCCGTGGCTCCGGATCGCATCCGTTACATTTTTCCAGGCATCCACCTGGACCTGATTTAAAATCCGGGCCTGGCCGGGATATCCCTGGGCGCTTTCATAATCGGTGACAATGGCTTCGGTATACACCATACCGGCCCCGTTTTCGGCCCGGGTTTTTAAAAATGTCAGCACATCTTCCCTGGGAATGCTGTCCCCGGCCGCAGACATCCTTGTCATGGGTGCCACGCCGATGCGGTTTTTAAATGTTTTATTTTTGATCGTGAACGGTGAAAATAACTGAGATGTCATTTTTTGGGTCCTCCCTGCATGAAGTTATCATTCAGTCGGTCCCATCAATCTAAACCGGATTGTGTGTCATGTCAATGTGATCGATACCATCTTCCGGATAGGAATCCGACACGGGAACAAATCCGTGGGACCGGTAAAATGCCGTCAGATATGTCTGGGCGGAAATGGTGATGTGACACCCCGGCCAGAGCCGGCCGGCCGCTGCCAGAATCTGTTTCATCAACAAGTGTCCCAGCCCTTTTTTCCGGTACAAAGGGGCCACCACCACCCGGCCGAAACTGATGTCTGAAAACCGGACACCCGGTGCCAGTATCCGGGCATACGCTGCCAGGCTGCCGTCCTGTACCCGGCCGATGAGATGCCGGGTGTCTGCCAGCTGATCTTTGCCGTCCAGTTCCGGATAAGCACAGGCCTGCTCCACCACAAACACATCCACCCGAAGTTTGAGCAGTTCATAAAGCAACCCGGGTGTCAATTCCTCAAAACCGCAGACCTGCCATTCAATGCAGATGTCATCTGTCATTGTCTTATACCCCTTTTTTATCGTTTTTTTTTAGATATCTTATCCACCCAATCAATGCAAGGCCATGGATATTTGCTTAAGGCGGATTTTAATCCCGGGGCATTGACGTATAAAGCTGAATCAGCTTATGATTGCAGGCAGTGCCGGTCATAACGGCACAGCCCTTTTTTTTTAAGGGTTTGAATCCAACACCTGTTTTCTTAAGGGAGGGTTTGTGGACGTCCAACTGCTGGAAATTGATAAATCCTTTGATGACAGCGGCACCCGCAGAACCATCTTTTCCCGGACATCGGCCCGGTTTGTCTCGGGCAGCGTCTGCATGATCATGGGAAAAAGCGGGGTGGGCAAAAGCTCGCTTTTGAATCTGATATCCGGTATCGACCTGCCGGACCAGGGAAAAATTCTGGTGGGCAACCAGTGCATCAACACCATGACCGACACAAACAGGACTTTGTTCAGACGACGGCACATCGGGTTCATTTACCAGTTTTTCAACCTGATTCCCGTGTTGACGGTCCTGGAGAATGTCACCCTGATCGCGGAGCTGGACAAAACAGCCAAAAAAACCTGCCTGACAAGGGCCCGGGCCCTGCTGGAACAGGTGGGACTCTGGGACCGGGCCCAAGATTTTCCTGAAACCCTGTCCGGCGGAGAGCAGCAGCGGGTCGCCATTGTCAGAGCCCTGGTGAATGATCCGGATCTGGTACTGGCGGACGAACCCACGGGCAACCTGGACCAGGAAGCCGGCCGGACCATCATGGAAATGATTTCAGATCTGGTGCGCAAACAGAACAAGACCCTGATCATGGTGACCCACAGCCCGGATGCGGCCGTCTGGGCCGACCAGATGTTTACCGTGGCCGACCGGACCCTGACTCCCTTGAAACAGACGTCTTCCGGACAGACCCATGGTTAGCCGGGTACTGATCCGCATCAGCCTGCGCCACAGCCGGCGCCATCTGCTGCGGACCCTGCTGCTGATTTTCGGCATTGCCATGGGCGTGGCCGGGGTCGTGGCCATTGACATTGCAAAAACATCCGTGGAAAAATCCTTTGACCTGTCCACCACGGCCCTGGTGTCCCGGTCCACCCACCAGATTTTAGGCGCGGATCTGGACATCCCCCAGACCACCTTTACCATGATCCGGACCCGGCTGGGCATCCACGCATCCGCCCCCGTGATTTCCCGGCATGTGACGATCCCGGAACTGGAAGACCGGGTCCTCACGCTCATGGGGGTGGACCCGTTTTCAGAAACCCATTTCAGGACCCTGCCCCTGGCGTCGGAAAACCGGGACCTGTCCAATGTCATGACCGGATCATCCGGGGTGTTTCTCGCCCAAACCCTTGGCGACACATTCGGTCTGAAGATCGGCAGTCCTTTGACCATCTCCATGGGGGACCGGCAGATCACGGTCACCCTTGCCGGGTTTCTGGAAGGCCGGGACAAACGATCCAATTTAATTCTGGAAGGCCTGATGGTCACGGACATTTCCGTGGCCCAGGAAATTCTGGACATGAAAGAGAACATCACCCGCATCGATCTGATCCTGCCTTCCCGGGACACAGCCGCTGAGATTCAGAACCACCTGGAAAAAGGATTGTTTCTGGTTGAAACCGACCAGCAGAACCAGGCGGTGCGGAGTCTGTCCCGATCCTTTGAAAACAGTTTGACCGCATTTTCCATGCTGGCCCTGTTCATGGGCATTTTTCTGATTTACAACACCGTGTCTTTTTCCGTTTCCCGCCGCCACCGGCTCCATGCCATCCTCCGGGCTTTGGGCACCACCCGGAACGAGGTTTTTTTCACGGTCATGGCGGAAGTGATGCTGTATGCCGTGATCGGTGCCGTGTCCGGGGCGGTGCTGGGCATTCTGATGGGCACAGCCGCCGTACAGGCCGTCACGGCCACGGTGTCGGAGATGTATTTCACCCTGACCGTGGGTCAGACCCAGATATCCGGTGCCACCCTTGCCAAGGGACTGGTGGCCGGTGTGCTGACCTCCCTGATTGCCGGTCTTTTCCCGGCCCTGGCCGCGGCCGGCACAAGGCCGGTGAGCCTGATGCACAAATCCGTGTCTGAATACCGGTTCCAGCGGATGATTCCCGGCCTGTTCATCCTGGGCCTGATCATTCTCACCGCCGCCGGATTATTGATGAAAGCGGGTCATGACCATGCCGGGTATGATTTTTCCGGCCTGTTCATGATTTTTTTCGGGGCCGCCCTTTTGACACCGCTGATCATCCGCTTGCTGGTCCGGGCATTGCTGGCAGCCGGGTCCCGTGTGTTGGGGATCATGATAAAAATGGCGTTGAGAAACATCACCCGGTCTTTGCGCCAGACCAGCGTGCTCATGGCCTCACTCATGGTGGTCACTTCCGTCTATATCGGCATCGGGGTGATGACCGGCAGTTTCAGGCAATCCATTGTCCAGTGGGTGGACGACCACATCGGGGGCCATGTTCATGTGTCTTCGGCAGATGAACGAAACCCGTCCCTGGACCCGGCACTGGTGGAAAAAATAAAAAGTCTGCCTGAAGTGGCGGCAGTGTCCGCCTACAACATTCATCCCGTGTTTTCCCGGGCCGCAGGCAAGGTGCATCTGTTTTCCTATGAGTCGAATCAGTCCAAAAACCGGTGGTCCTGGACCGCGGCCCCGGAACCGGAACTGGACGCTCTGCTGGAAAAAGGATGGATTTTTGTATCGGAAATCTTTGCCCGGCAGCATCAGGTGGAGCCGGAACAAGGCGCGGCCGTGGTTCTGGAAACCCGCCAGGGGCCGGTATCTTTTCAGATCGCCGGCATTTTCCGGGATTTTTTCATGGGCGGGGGCCGGGTGGTGATGTCCCGGGAGACCATGGCCCGATTTTGGGGACATGATGACATCACGGCCATGCAGCTGTTTCTGGAAAACGAAATTTCCGTCAACCCCGTGATAAACACCATCAAACAGATGATTCCGCCGGGGTCGCTGATCCGGCTCCGGTCCGGGACAGATATCAAACAGAGCATCCTTGCGGTGTTTGACAACACCTTTGTCATCACGTCCGCCCTGCAGGTACTCACAGCCATCGTGGCGTTGACCGGTATTTTAAATGCCGTCATGGCCCTGCTGCTGGAACGGACCCGGGAGATCGGTATTCTAAGGGCCTGCGGCACCCTGCCCGGCCAGGTCCGGGGCTTGCTGATCCATGAATGCTTTTTCTACGGCCTGCTCTCCGGGATCATGGCCATCCCCTTGGGCATTGCGTTGTCCTGGATCCTGATTCATGTGATCAACCAGCGAACCTTTGGATGGACCTATGACATGATTCTTTCACCCGGGATTCTGGTGCAGGCCCTGGTGCTGTCATCGGCAGCAGCTTTGGCCGCCGGCATTTTCCCGGCCCTGGCTGCCGGCCGGATCCGGATTTCCGAAGCCCTTCACATGGAGTAGCCATGAAACGTCTGTCCATCATTGCCATACACATGATTGTCCTTGTGCTGCTCCTGATGCAAGCCCTTTGTTTCTGGGGCTGCACCCCGGAGGACTCCGAACGTATCGATATCGCCCAGGCCCTGTCTGAAACCCGGGGCACGGACTGCTTTGACCGGGTCATGGCTCCCCGGCCCCTGACATTTCCCGAGGATGCCGGACCTCACGATACCTTCCGCACGGAATGGTGGTACTACACGGGCAACCTGACCACGGACACGGGCCGGCATTTCGGATATCAGCTCACGTTTTTCCGCCAGGCACTGTCGTGTGATCCCGTCACGGGCACGTCTCAATGGCGGACCCGGCAGCTGTACCTGGCCCATCTGGCACTCACGGACTCCCAAAACCGGCGGTTTTACAGCACCTCCCGCATGAACCGGGAGAGCCTGGGCATTGCCGGCAGCCGGTCAGATCCCTTTGCCGTGTGGCTGGACAACTGGCAGGTCCAGCAGATCGATACCCCGGGTTCCAGCCTGGCTTTGGAAGCTGCCTCCGATGACATCTCCCTGTCTTTCACCCTGGTGCAGGCCAAGCCCCCCATTTTCCAGGGGGACGGGGGATTTTCCCCCAAAGGCCCGGGAAAAGGCAATGCTTCGTATTATTATTCCCTGCCCCGGCTTCTCACCCAGGGCACCATCCGCATGGGAAATGAGCGTTTTAAAGTCCGGGGCCATTCCTGGTTTGACCACGAATGGAGCACCACGGTGCTGGGAGAAAACATCCAGGGTTGGGACTGGTTTTCGGCTCACCTGGAAGACGGCCGGGATCTCATGGTGTGCCGGATCCGGAAAGCCGACGGCACTGAGAACGGATACAGCTTCGGCAGCATTTCACTGGCAGACGGCACCTGTGTGATCCTGTCGGAATCGGATTTCACCCTGACCCCGACAGGCCACTGGAAAAGCCCGGACACGGGCACGCGCTACCCGGTCCGATGGCGGATTCAGATCCCGGATCATGACCTGGACC
Above is a window of Desulfotignum balticum DSM 7044 DNA encoding:
- a CDS encoding NADH-dependent flavin oxidoreductase, translating into MTSQLFSPFTIKNKTFKNRIGVAPMTRMSAAGDSIPREDVLTFLKTRAENGAGMVYTEAIVTDYESAQGYPGQARILNQVQVDAWKNVTDAIRSHGAMSICQVFHCGRMAYEGINPANRVIAPSPVAPMQENPMTGTAYPVPEPMSRFDMDHVLNGFVETAKGVVAAGFDGLELHCAHGYLLSQFLSSYSNRRTDTYGGSMENRYRFIHEVIQAVKPVIPEDCLLLVRISNWGIADMDVSLFSDASEWQTMVQLFSREPIDAISVSTYDFSAPAFDTGRNMAQITRDVTDLPLLICGKIHDRKTAEDALKDADFVLSGKSMLLNPDWVADIEADRELPLYKSDEAGVAYTTTPLP
- a CDS encoding mechanosensitive ion channel family protein, whose product is MENYMEQMVLFLTKYGLNIIGAIIILILGRIAAGIGRRLIEKLMGRSKVDPSVTSFCGSLVYFGILAFTVLAALAKFGIQTASFIAVIGAAGLAVGLALQGSLANFAAGVLILILHPFKTGHYIEAGGVAGTVKDIQMFTTTLATPDNIKILVPNGKILNDVIKNISGYDTRRIDLVIGIGYGSDIEKAWQILEKIIQSDDRILKEPAYTIAVSELADSSVNFVVRPWVNSADYWATRFDLIKTIKQSFDENDIEIPFPQVTVHKG
- a CDS encoding ferritin-like domain-containing protein, which produces MEIEQYRDVIEKAIQSEIDARRFYEQVSDRIKDDYLKKVFAEFAAEEAKHEQILTDILNQKKVDPAYFDCDKDFHVSETIDMPKVSENMDLKNAIGLAMKNEEIAMKKYMGLAENCTDAGLKTIFLDLAAMERGHKHTMEEKFVDVAYPEVW
- a CDS encoding GNAT family N-acetyltransferase, with amino-acid sequence MTDDICIEWQVCGFEELTPGLLYELLKLRVDVFVVEQACAYPELDGKDQLADTRHLIGRVQDGSLAAYARILAPGVRFSDISFGRVVVAPLYRKKGLGHLLMKQILAAAGRLWPGCHITISAQTYLTAFYRSHGFVPVSDSYPEDGIDHIDMTHNPV
- a CDS encoding lipocalin-like domain-containing protein — protein: MKRLSIIAIHMIVLVLLLMQALCFWGCTPEDSERIDIAQALSETRGTDCFDRVMAPRPLTFPEDAGPHDTFRTEWWYYTGNLTTDTGRHFGYQLTFFRQALSCDPVTGTSQWRTRQLYLAHLALTDSQNRRFYSTSRMNRESLGIAGSRSDPFAVWLDNWQVQQIDTPGSSLALEAASDDISLSFTLVQAKPPIFQGDGGFSPKGPGKGNASYYYSLPRLLTQGTIRMGNERFKVRGHSWFDHEWSTTVLGENIQGWDWFSAHLEDGRDLMVCRIRKADGTENGYSFGSISLADGTCVILSESDFTLTPTGHWKSPDTGTRYPVRWRIQIPDHDLDLHVTPVIDHQEHTHAFAYWEGAMRFTGNNARGMGYLEMTGY
- a CDS encoding ABC transporter permease, giving the protein MVSRVLIRISLRHSRRHLLRTLLLIFGIAMGVAGVVAIDIAKTSVEKSFDLSTTALVSRSTHQILGADLDIPQTTFTMIRTRLGIHASAPVISRHVTIPELEDRVLTLMGVDPFSETHFRTLPLASENRDLSNVMTGSSGVFLAQTLGDTFGLKIGSPLTISMGDRQITVTLAGFLEGRDKRSNLILEGLMVTDISVAQEILDMKENITRIDLILPSRDTAAEIQNHLEKGLFLVETDQQNQAVRSLSRSFENSLTAFSMLALFMGIFLIYNTVSFSVSRRHRLHAILRALGTTRNEVFFTVMAEVMLYAVIGAVSGAVLGILMGTAAVQAVTATVSEMYFTLTVGQTQISGATLAKGLVAGVLTSLIAGLFPALAAAGTRPVSLMHKSVSEYRFQRMIPGLFILGLIILTAAGLLMKAGHDHAGYDFSGLFMIFFGAALLTPLIIRLLVRALLAAGSRVLGIMIKMALRNITRSLRQTSVLMASLMVVTSVYIGIGVMTGSFRQSIVQWVDDHIGGHVHVSSADERNPSLDPALVEKIKSLPEVAAVSAYNIHPVFSRAAGKVHLFSYESNQSKNRWSWTAAPEPELDALLEKGWIFVSEIFARQHQVEPEQGAAVVLETRQGPVSFQIAGIFRDFFMGGGRVVMSRETMARFWGHDDITAMQLFLENEISVNPVINTIKQMIPPGSLIRLRSGTDIKQSILAVFDNTFVITSALQVLTAIVALTGILNAVMALLLERTREIGILRACGTLPGQVRGLLIHECFFYGLLSGIMAIPLGIALSWILIHVINQRTFGWTYDMILSPGILVQALVLSSAAALAAGIFPALAAGRIRISEALHME
- a CDS encoding CHASE2 domain-containing protein; the protein is MITLIIALAASSENGFLQSLDHFFYDRYMRMEASSALRSNDENQITIVDIDETSLAAVGQWPWPRYRLARLVRLIHQSEPRAMALDILFPEPDQSSLQNIIQRFETDLNVHLPVTDMPGGMENNDIFFGSVLADTSMVGARYFYFNRIVKEAVCKQTTVEITDPDHLLSLHQATGALCNTPAIETRLKNTGFINSQYDLDGLLRRIPLLIRHGSQIFPHLSLALFLEAQDISTARVIQTRTGPCIAAGAHQIPVTREGYAAIRFTRPGFSFSYLSAVDILNRQFEQSDLQDRIVLVGSSAMGLNDIHQTVLDPHFPGVEISAVLVDNILKNNLIIAPAWAGVLKGVACILTGLFMGGLFYRSFGPGMLFSVSLAWAAGLTGASLIAYREASVFISPAAPVVTVLVLFSLISLCRFTMEKRAAFTWYRQLSSAQQLTMEAMVSMVETRDPETGEHIVRTQHYARAIAEHLRDTGFFKEILTEKFIKNLFLSVPLHDIGKVGTPDRILLKPGRLTEEEFEIMKLHAQHGRTIITRAAKDHQGNNYLALGAQIAGTHHEKWNGNGYPSGLAGTQIPLAGRIMAIADVYDALISERCYKPPFSHDNAMAIILEEKGKSFDPVIVDAFFQIEDKILEIAHAFQDTEDHPA
- a CDS encoding ABC transporter ATP-binding protein — translated: MDVQLLEIDKSFDDSGTRRTIFSRTSARFVSGSVCMIMGKSGVGKSSLLNLISGIDLPDQGKILVGNQCINTMTDTNRTLFRRRHIGFIYQFFNLIPVLTVLENVTLIAELDKTAKKTCLTRARALLEQVGLWDRAQDFPETLSGGEQQRVAIVRALVNDPDLVLADEPTGNLDQEAGRTIMEMISDLVRKQNKTLIMVTHSPDAAVWADQMFTVADRTLTPLKQTSSGQTHG